From a region of the Candidatus Dependentiae bacterium genome:
- the miaA gene encoding tRNA (adenosine(37)-N6)-dimethylallyltransferase MiaA, translated as MNNGRFFIALYGPTGVGKTALSELLTCSLPIEIINMDIGQLYLPFTIGTAKPTWKTQKVPHHMFDIIDEPVDCSVDKYRSLVIPLLKKVWKRGNIPVFVGGSGFYLKSLLFPPNNTIKNTVIAPSKGLDSETWDQLNTVDPKRAAAINKNDIYRIKRALTIWHTTGKKPSDYAPVFKPIANGIIVQVVRAQKELYNRIDKRTLVMMESGWPEEVRAIENTPWEGFVRRKKFIGYNDILDYLSSKQPDKIRDDVVECIQRKTRNYAKRQMTFLRMLERELSSTNQLKKKIFTLQADLTLSGPDLYINQLVNLVTRWVL; from the coding sequence ATGAATAACGGTAGATTTTTTATAGCGCTATATGGTCCAACAGGTGTTGGAAAAACTGCGCTATCAGAATTGCTAACTTGTTCTCTGCCAATAGAGATTATAAATATGGATATTGGCCAGTTGTATCTACCGTTTACCATAGGTACTGCAAAACCTACTTGGAAAACACAAAAAGTACCACATCATATGTTTGATATTATTGATGAGCCTGTCGATTGTTCGGTTGATAAATATCGATCTTTAGTGATACCATTATTAAAAAAAGTATGGAAACGAGGCAATATACCGGTATTTGTTGGTGGTTCAGGTTTTTATTTAAAATCGCTTTTGTTTCCGCCAAACAATACTATTAAAAATACGGTCATAGCTCCCAGTAAAGGGTTAGATTCAGAAACATGGGATCAGTTGAATACTGTTGATCCAAAGCGTGCGGCGGCAATTAATAAGAATGATATTTATCGCATTAAGCGTGCGCTTACTATTTGGCATACAACGGGGAAAAAGCCATCTGATTATGCTCCAGTGTTTAAACCGATCGCCAATGGTATTATTGTGCAGGTTGTTCGCGCGCAAAAAGAGCTTTATAATCGTATCGACAAACGAACCCTTGTTATGATGGAAAGTGGCTGGCCAGAAGAAGTGCGTGCTATAGAAAATACGCCATGGGAAGGCTTTGTGCGGAGAAAAAAATTTATTGGTTATAACGATATTTTGGACTATTTATCGAGTAAACAACCAGATAAAATACGCGATGATGTAGTAGAGTGCATTCAGCGTAAAACACGTAATTATGCTAAACGACAGATGACATTTTTGCGAATGCTTGAACGAGAACTAAGTTCCACTAATCAGCTGAAAAAAAAGATTTTTACACTGCAAGCCGACTTGACTTTATCTGGGCCTGATTTATATATTAATCAATTGGTTAATTTGGTAACGAGGTGGGTATTATGA